Proteins from one Oncorhynchus gorbuscha isolate QuinsamMale2020 ecotype Even-year linkage group LG18, OgorEven_v1.0, whole genome shotgun sequence genomic window:
- the LOC124003506 gene encoding monocarboxylate transporter 1-like gives MPPAMGGPQGYTPPEGGWGWAVVVGAFISIGFSYAFPKSITVFFKEIEVIFDCTSSQVSWISSIMLAVMYAGGPISSILVNKYGSRPVMMCGGFLSGCGLIAASFCNSVEGLYFCVGVVGGLGLAFNLNPALTMIGKYFYHKRPIANGIAMAGSPVFLSTLAPLNSWFFDQFGWRGSFLILGGLLFNCCVAGSLMRPIGPKPQPAVKSEDAAKESTTCGQKCNSFIDLSLFKHRGFVLYLMGNVIMFFGLFSPLVFLSNFAKSRDIPKEKAAFLLSVLAFVDMVARPSMGIVANTKWIRPRVQYFFACSVLLNGVCHVLAPISVDYTGFVIYAIFFGFAFGWLSAVLFETLMDLVGTQRFSSAVGLVTIVECGPVLLGPPMLGKFKDIYNDYQYTYQSCGVILIIASVFLFVGMGTNYRLLDKEKKEEERRAKLEGKEEETNKDNASKEATNDRVRAVDETKTAEDII, from the exons ATGCCGCCTGCCATGGGAGGACCCCAGGGGTACACCCCTCCAGAGGGGGGCTGGGGCTGGGCAGTAGTGGTGGGAGCCTTCATCTCCATCGGCTTCTCCTATGCCTTTCCCAAGTCCATAACCGTCTTCTTCAAGGAGATTGAGGTCATTTTCGACTGCACCAGCAGCCAGGTGTCATGGATCTCCTCCATCATGCTGGCAGTGATGTATGCCGGAG GTCCTATCAGCAGTATCCTGGTTAATAAGTATGGGAGTCGTCCCGTCATGATGTGTGGAGGATTCCTGTCCGGCTGTGGACTGATTGCTGCCTCCTTCTGCAACTCAGTGGAAGGACTTTACTTCTGTGTGGGAGTGGTCGGAG GTTTGGGACTGGCATTCAATCTGAACCCAGCCCTTACTATGATTGGGAAGTACTTCTACCATAAGCGGCCCATCGCCAATGGAATCGCCATGGCAGGCAGCCCAGTGTTCCTATCCACCCTGGCCCCTCTCAACAGCTGGTTCTTTGACCAGTTTGGTTGGAGGGGCAGCTTCCTGATACTGGGAGGCCTGCTGTTCAACTGCTGCGTCGCTGGTTCTCTCATGAGACCCATCGGACCAAAACCACAGCCTGCAGTTAAAAGTGAAGATGCTGCCAAGGAGAGTACGACGTGTGGGCAGAAGTGTAACAGTTTTATCGACCTCTCGCTGTTCAAACACCGGGGCTTCGTGCTCTACCTCATGGGTAACGTCATCATGTTCTTTGGTCTCTTCTCCCCACTAGTGTTCCTTAGTAACTTTGCCAAGAGCAGGGACATCCCCAAAGAGAAGGCAGCCTTCCTGCTGTCTGTTCTGGCCTTTGTGGACATGGTGGCCCGGCCATCCATGGGCATTGTGGCCAATACAAAGTGGATACGACCCAGGGTGCAGTACTTCTTTGCCTGCTCTGTGCTGTTGAACGGTGTGTGCCACGTCCTGGCGCCCATCTCCGTGGACTACACAGGCTTCGTTATCTATGCCATCTTCTTTGGCTTTGCCTTTGGCTGGCTGAGTGCAGTGCTGTTTGAGACTCTCATGGACCTGGTGGGAACGCAGCGCTTCTCCAGTGCAGTGGGACTGGTCACCATTGTGGAGTGTGGGCCTGTCTTGTTAGGTCCCCCTATGTTAG GGAAATTCAAAGACATCTACAATGACTACCAATACACCTACCAGAGCTGTGGGGTGATCCTTATCATTGCCAGTGTGTTCCTGTTCGTGGGGATGGGTACCAACTACCGGTTGTTGGACAAAGAGaaaaaggaggaggaaaggagagctaAACTGGAGGGAAAAGAAGAAGAGACCAACAAGGACAATGCTTCCAAAGAAGCCACCAATGACAGGGTGAGAGCAGTTGACGAGACAAAAACGGCAGAAGACATAATCTAA